One window from the genome of Plasmodium relictum strain SGS1 genome assembly, chromosome: 12 encodes:
- the IK1 gene encoding eukaryotic initiation factor 2alpha kinase 1, putative translates to MINEDKTVISAENIMNDIYVLNINKNIDIDIIQEGLLNIGDEDSNSILFLEENSNSKHELTVLNVNLKVDKKNHIPNKQELKYTDIEVTIDFNKKKFIYNLDNSKMHKCYYFKIKNKLDYIIKEELNFKESILYIYNAINNKNYMKCSCCINENSVILNTENREHSLHHNQNNIKAQDNEKNDIKKFIIKDKYINERKLNEEKNTPFLNKDTESNNICSSFETSIFSNSGKNELSQKKQGKSYYTKGIPNEIIKSKYTEVKNIRESKKEKNKKEEKEKNDLKRIHEDLESLTGKEINEDIYKLKCYNEEIKKKNDEILFSIEDAEEISNFLKENINKKNETNNMMVENDEKNIEKGEEKEDEGEEERKKKKIMKNINESIPLTIILSNKGNEICKRIIEKYSRYYRDFVEEKILGCGGFGYVMKVKNKRFNITYALKKITLNNYKKGNYLNKKFDMNENENNSYIMEEAIMIAKLQHENIVRYYDAWVENNIDFYLYNEILNKNENKENKKKDIYIEEIKTLCNYYKKNKDNNIYDKYLYILMEYCPGKTLREAIDCGFIYKNEKLIWELIKQILKGISYIHDMKIIHRDIKPSNIFLQISDNILTAKIGDFGLTTKIDNNKMNPSAGTVHYISPEQLNGEHFDEKADLFSLGVVFFEMFHEPFSTSMERSIVLSNLLKGIYPEYMKSDQKKFQFLSSLLAINPQDRSCAYNLLHDNFLFSFEKDFTEIYNLVENKRNCEEVHTIISTLFDKFDNMKEEKTKKKEDFLTFQTAKVFTEDTEIKKSIKKKIIKSLKNRGAIFIITPIILLNKYYIDFDNTFIDEYNSSYNSNKKKENKITNIYINTNKNKNFNNLLYLLDIHGNTITLRFSFFLSFSEYIYENIESYNKYNEANFFLKFYTYGFTYKNQLIKNKQIKKDINSIYPEEIEKIFYCILISSKNIYGQEELNYLSIFSNADILVSIYTLYNHISYFNKLLFVWSYIDLLPVILNECFEIPEDVSYELSVHLKKNSILLVNKSSIIAIVQKYKINNISKISDYIFSLFQLKCENNKVDEYLNTLNKFILDILSKKDSLLNNKSNSTYMDIANVSSSSLAKAACDILNKNNILHENEEINKMKIFLLLDKVKKINNFIGTNSIIDNTSFDLFLNYEESIFSNEIIFYVISESKNKDIIAYGGKFDKIIQNMNSNNKNLLNIKAYGVEVYLEKIYLKVIESNEKLSFNMQSNATSEKSQMFKNFLLSVDQNNFSCTNQFIQSSLNNHLNYSSPKVLIQVYEIMNLLIAYDLSKKLLSKNISSYTYFSVSANLKKKMKNFKPNKIHFIITIKSNSNDTSFNPLNPIKFNEVTYKIFNANNQEYNYMQQEELINYIIKNI, encoded by the exons ATGATAAATGAAGACAAGACAGTTATTTCTGCtgaaaatattatgaatgatatatatgtacttaacataaataaaaatattgatataGATATTATTCAAGAGGG ATTACTCAATATAGGTGATGAAGATTCTAAtagtatattatttttagaagAAAATAGTAATTCAAAGCATGAACTAACAGTACTTAATGTAAATCTAAAagtagataaaaaaaatcatattcCTAACAAACAAGAATTAAAGTATACTGACATTGAAGTAACTAttgattttaataaaaaaaaattcatttataacttagataattcaaaaatgcataaatgttattattttaaaataaaaaataaattagattatattataaaagaagaattaaattttaaagaaagcattttatatatatacaatgctatcaataataaaaattatatgaaatgTTCCTGTTgcataaatgaaaatagcGTTATATTAAATACTGAAAACAGAGAGCATTCTTTGCATCACaatcaaaataatataaaagctcaagataatgaaaaaaatgatattaagaagtttataataaaagataaatacataaatgaaagaaaattgaatgaggaaaaaaatactccatttttaaataaagatacAGAATCGAATAATATTTGCTCTTCCTTTGAAACAAGTATATTTTCAAATAGtggaaaaaatgaattaagtCAAAAAAAACAAGGTAAATCGTATTATACTAAAGGTATTccaaatgaaataattaagAGCAAGTATACtgaagtaaaaaatattagagaatcaaaaaaagaaaagaacaaaaaagaagaaaaagaaaaaaatgatttaaagaGAATACATGAGGATTTAGAATCTTTAACAGGTAAGgaaataaatgaagatatatataaattaaaatgttataatgaagaaataaaaaaaaaaaatgatgaaatattattttcaatagAAGATGCTGAAGAAATAAGTAATTTTCTTAaagaaaacataaataagaaaaatgaaactaATAATATGATGGtagaaaatgatgaaaaaaatattgaaaagggtgaagaaaaagaagatgaaggggaagaagaaagaaaaaaaaaaaaaataatgaaaaatataaatgaaagtaTACCTTTAACAATTATTTTATCCAATAAAGGGAATGAAATATGCAAAAGGATAATTGAAAAGTACTCAAGATATTATAGAGATTTcgtagaagaaaaaattttaggtTGTGGAGGATTTGGCTATGTAatgaaagtaaaaaataaaagatttaaCATTACATATgcattaaaaaagataactttaaacaattataaaaaagggaattatttaaataaaaagtttgaTATGAATgagaatgaaaataatagttATATAATGGAAGAGGCAATAATGATTGCAAAATTACAACACGAAAACATTGTAAGGTATTATGATGCTTGggtagaaaataatattgatttttatttatataatgaaatattaaataaaaatgagaataaggaaaataaaaagaaagatatctatatagaagaaataaaaaccttgtgtaattattataaaaaaaataaagataataatatttatgataaatatttatatatattaatggaATATTGCCCAGGAAAAACTTTAAGAGAAGCAATAGATTGcggttttatatataaaaatgaaaaactaATATGGGAATTGATTAAACAAATTTTAAAGGGAATATCATATATTCATGACATGAAAATAATACACAGAGATATAAAGCCAtccaatatttttttacaaataagtgataatattttaacaGCTAAAATAGGAGACTTTGGATTAACAACAAaaattgataataataaaatgaatccATCAGCAGGAACAGTTCACTATATATCACCTGAACAATTAAATGGAGAACATTTTGATGAAAAGGCTGATCTTTTTTCATTAGGTGTAGTGTTTTTTGAAATGTTTCATGAACCTTTTTCTACATCAATGGAAAGATCAATTGTTCTgtctaatttattaaaaggtATATATCCTGAGTATATGAAATCAGACCagaaaaaatttcaatttttatctAGTTTATTAGCTATAAATCCTCAGGATAGGTCTTGTGCTTATAATTTATTGCATGAtaactttcttttttcttttgaaaaaGATTTTACggaaatttataatttagtagaaaataaaagaaattgtGAAGAAGTTCATACAATTATCAGTACACTATTTGATAAATTTGACAATatgaaagaagaaaaaacaaaaaaaaaagaagatttcTTAACTTTTCAAACAGCTAAAGTATTTACTGAAGACacagaaataaaaaaaagtattaaaaaaaaaattataaaatctCTTAAAAATAGAGGTgccattttcattattacaCCCATTATCTTACTAAATAAATACTACATTGATTTTGATAATACTTTTATTGATGAATATAATAGTTCttataattcaaataaaaaaaaggaaaataaaataaccaatatttatattaatacaaataaaaataaaaactttaataatttattgtaTTTGTTAGATATACATGGAAATACGATTACATTacgtttttctttttttttgtctttttcTGAATATATATACGAAAATATTGAatcatataataaatataatgaagctaatttttttttaaaattttatacatacggctttacatataaaaaccaattaattaaaaataagcaAATCAAAAAGGATATTAATTCAATATATCCAGAAGAGATAGAAAAGatattttattgtattttaaTTAGCTCTAAGAATATATATGGGCAAGAAGAATTGAATTATCTTTCTATATTCTCTAATGCAGATATATTGGTATCTATATACACTTTATATAATCATAtatcatattttaataaactaTTGTTTGTGTGGTCATATATAGATTTACTTCCCGTAATATTAAATGAATGTTTCGAAATTCCTGAAGATGTGTCATATGAATTAAGtgttcatttaaaaaaaaattccattTTATTAGTTAATAAGTCATCAATTATTGCTATagttcaaaaatataaaataaataatatatcaaaaatatcGGATTATATATTTAGTTTATTTCAACTTAAGTGTGAAAACAATAAAGTAGATGAATATTTAAAcactttaaataaatttatattagatATATTAAGCAAAAAGGATTCACTtttgaataataaaagtaatagtACATATATGGATATAGCAAATGTAAGTAGTAGTAGTTTAGCCAAAGCAGCATgtgatattttaaataagaataacATTTTacatgaaaatgaagaaataaataaaatgaaaatttttttattattagataaggtaaaaaaaattaataattttataggAACAAATTCCATAATAGATAACACATCTTtcgatttatttttaaattatgagGAAAGCATATTTTCCaatgaaattatattttatgtgATATCTGAAAGTAAAAACAAAGATATAATAGCATATGGAGGaaaatttgataaaattattcaaaatatgaattctaataataagaatttattaaatataaaggCATATGGTGTAGAAgtttatttagaaaaaatatatttaaaggtAATAGaatcaaatgaaaaattatcatttaatatGCAATCAAATGCAACATCAGAAAAGTCACAAATgttcaaaaattttttattatcagtTGATCAAAATAACTTTTCATGTACAAATCAATTTATTCAATCATCTTTAAACAATCATCTTAATTATTCTTCACCAAAAGTTTTAATTCAAGTATATGAAATAATGAACTTATTAATTGCATAtgatttatcaaaaaaattgctaagtaaaaatatatcctcatatacttatttttctGTTAGtgcaaatttaaaaaaaaaaatgaaaaatttcaAACCAAACAagattcattttattattacaatTAAATCCAATAGTAATGATACTTCATTTAATCCTCTAAATCctattaaatttaatgaagttacatataaaatttttaatgctAATAATCAAGAGTATAACTATATGCAACAAgaagaattaataaattacataattaaaaatatttag
- a CDS encoding mitotic checkpoint protein BUB3, putative, producing the protein MITELVNPPSDTINDASYKNNVLIVSSWDKSLRFYNTKENKLLKKVITNTPILSHTCINDKLIYGGLDEILYSYDFNKDMTVKLYKHKNVINNICYQNSSNFLCVADWNKGLNIFDDRTKNGLICEISTFGVICSMDINETKLLACDSLKRTYIFDTQKGIDSFHNPDYRDNILRYQFRCIKAFPNQKGFVISSIEGRVAWEFFDNNPSVQLKNYTFRCHRMKTDGAEVAYPINTIDFHPIYGAFCTGGSDGIMCVWDGYNKKRIWRTQNFKNEITKVKFNNEGDEICICVSSYLKNSNNSYNSNNKMNSIIIRKVTDKDIKPN; encoded by the exons atgattacTGAATTAGTTAATCCACCATCAGATACAATAAATGACGCTTCCTATAAAAACAACGTTCTAATTGTATCATCTTGGGATAAG AGTTTACGattttataatacaaaagaaaataaattattaaaaaaagtaataacaAATACACCAATACTTAGTCATACATGCATTAATGATAAACTTATATATGGAGGATTAGATGAAATACTATATTCCTATGattttaataaagatatGACTGTAAAACTgtataaacataaaaatgttataaataatatttgttACCAAAATTCTtcaa actTTTTATGTGTAGCTGATTGGAATAAAGGTTTGAATATATTTGATGATAGAACTAAAAATGGTTTAATTTGTGAAATTTCTACTTTTGGTGTAATTTGTTCAATGGATATAAATGAAACAAAACTATTAGCATGTGATAGTTTAAAaaga aCTTATATATTTGATACACAGAAAGGAATAGATAGTTTTCATAATCCTGATTATAGAGa taatataTTGCGCTATCAATTTAGATGTATAAAAGCCTTTCCTAATCAAAAAGGATTTGTTATATCTTCAATAGAAGGAAGGGTTGCTTGGGAATTCTTCGATAATAATCCTTCTgttcaattaaaaaattatacatttAGGTGTCATAGAATGAAAACAGATGGAGCAGAAGTTGCTTATCCAATTAACACAATTGATTTTCATccaat atatgGGGCATTCTGTACAGGAGGTTCCGATGGAATTATGTGTGTATGGGATggatataacaaaaaaagaatatggAGAActcaaaattttaaaaacga aATTACAAAAGTAAAATTCAACAACGAAGGTGATGAAATTTGTATTTGTGTTTCatcttatttaaaaaattcaaataattcatataattcaaataataaaatgaattcaATAATTATTCGTAAAGTAACTGATAAAGATATTAAGCCAAATTAA
- the LPAAT gene encoding 1-acyl-sn-glycerol-3-phosphate acyltransferase, putative gives MEKEKKKKEQNTNFYLRVFISFYIFSLILISLVISLSSQLIACVLFFPLFLYSKRARLLILGACFKYCCYFVCSPLNPFWKIRVIRRCKENYKPTRTLLIINHLSSVDPWIISACTLPWEMKFVFKSTLFRIPIAGQSLFLSGDIPIYFTKEKGGWAIKPGGKEKLMKICREYQDLNIGTAVFPEGTRSLTGQLQLFKSGFFRFAIENNCEILPCALHGTNKVWPVKSKLLDKGTMYFSFGEPFRPTPDMTYQELKDKTRNAIFDLIKEFPDYDPEKDKLLNEYSRVRGHGL, from the exons atggaaaaggaaaaaaaaaaaaaagaacagaatactaatttttatcttagagtatttatatctttttatattttttcgtTAATACTAATATCATTAGTAATATCATTAAGTTCTCAACTAATAGCTTGTGTATTATTTTTcccattatttttatatagcAAAAGAGCTCGATTATTAATACTGGGAGCTTGTTTTAAATATTGCTGCTATTTtg TATGTTCTCCATTGAACCCGTTTTGGAAAATAAGGGTAATAAGAAGATGTAAGGAAAATTATAAGCCTACTAgaactttattaattattaatcaTTTATCTTCAGTAGATCCTTGGATAATTTCTGCTTGTACATTACCATGGGAAATgaaatttgtttttaaaagCACATTATTTAGAATACCTATTGCTGGACAGTCTTTGTTTTTGTCGGGAGACATTCcaatttattttacaaaagaaaaagggGGATGGGCAATCAAACCTGGAGGTAAAGAAAAGCTTATGAAAATATGTAGAGAATATCAGGATTTAAATATTGGCACAGCAGTATTTCCGGAAGGTACAAGATCACTAACTGGGCAATTgcaattatttaaatcagGATTCTTTAGATTTGCaattgaaaataattgtGAAATATTACCATGTGCATTACATGGTACTAATAAAGTATGGCCAGTTAAATCTAAATTATTAGATAAAGGAACTATGTATTTTTCCTTTGGAGAACCATTCCGTCCTACCCCAGACATGACTTATCAAGAGTTAAAGGATAAGACAAGAAATGCCATTTTTGATTTGATTAAAGAATTTCCTGATTACGATCCAgag AAGGATAAGTTATTAAACGAATATTCACGAGTAAGAGGGCATGGACTATGA
- a CDS encoding calmodulin-like protein, with amino-acid sequence MNEKPYIPVIEKLNNEKNPNFYICGNGYIAPLDIKNLKNISNTEKKNLQRVFKMMDKDNTGKISVCNLHDILHKYNYKISKSEVERMIWEFDDNMDNCLDYDEIYFLYLRCVNDKKKQIPSDLYNIIQFFMFDYEMNGYITVEKTLQILYVRFGREKMDLEVQEIFGDKYEDDSGVEKQIYLKEYLENEKKRIHKFRTENIKKSGKT; translated from the exons atgaatgaaaaaCCATATATACCAGTAATTgagaaattaaataatgaaaagaatccaaatttttatatatgtggAAATGGATATATAGCACCATTAGACataaaaaacttaaaaaatatttctaatacagaaaaaaaaaatttgcaaAGAGTTTTTAAGATGATGGATAAAGATAATACAGGGAAAATTTCAGTTTGCAATCTACATGATATTTTGCACAAGTATAATTACAAAATTTCGAAG agtGAAGTAGAAAGAATGATATGGGAATTTGATGATAATATGGATAACTGTTTAGATTATGatgaaatttattttttatatttaagatgtgttaatgataaaaaaaaacagatcCCAAgtgatttatataatattattcagTTTTTTATGTTTGATTATGAAATGAATGGATATATAACTGTTGAAAAAACATTACAAATTTTATATGTACGTTTTGGTAGAGAAAAAATGGATTTAGAAGTTCAAGAAATTTTTGGTGATAAATATGAAGATGACTCAGGGGTTGAAAAgcaaatttatttaaaagaatatttagaaaatgagaaaaaaagaattcaTAAATTTAG aactgaaaatattaaaaagagtGGGAAAACGTAA